In a genomic window of Tachysurus vachellii isolate PV-2020 chromosome 13, HZAU_Pvac_v1, whole genome shotgun sequence:
- the nox1 gene encoding NADPH oxidase 1, with protein MANWLVNHGLETFILVVWMGINIFLFVRFYLLYDLGSQYYYTRVLIGSALSWARAPAAVLNFNCMLILLPVCRNLLSLIRGSFMCCGRTLRKQLDKNLTFHKLVAYMIALMTAVHTIAHLFNVERFISSRQGLFGPLAGNLSLLGNNNDDDDDDDDDDEESTYLNPIQSDSTTPLLFAFTTIAGLTGVVITLALIIMITSSMEVIRRSYFEVFWYTHHLFIIFFAGLVFHGAGRIVRSQLSEPYHNTTFCKDYPEKWGHIAECPIPQFAGGFPQTWMWVIGPMIIYLCERLLRFIRYIQTVKYKKIVMHPSKVLELQLVKAGFKMDVGQYVFLNCPAISQLEWHPFTMTSAPEEDFFSLHIRSVGDWTENLIKMVEKLPDGSQGPRLAVDGPFGTASEDVFDYEVSMLVGAGIGVTPFASILKSIWYKFKDSNPKLRTRKIYFYWLCRETHAFEWFADLLQVLEKEMEERGMKDFLTYKLYLTGWDHTHAAHVMVHFDKDTDVITGLKQKTHYGRPNWDKEFEQVRQENPSSVVGTFLCGPTTLAKVLEKKCVKYSDVDLRKTRFYFNKENF; from the exons ATGGCTAACTGGCTTGTAAACCACGGATTGGAGACCTTTATTTTG GTGGTCTGGATGGGCATCAACATCTTCTTGTTTGTTCGATTTTATCTGTTGTATGATTTGGGGTCTCAGTACTACTACACCCGTGTGCTGATTGGG TCTGCACTGTCCTGGGCAAGAGCTCCTGCTGCTGTTCTCAACTTCAACTGCATGCTCATCCTCCTGCCTGTGTGTCGCAACCTGCTGTCTCTGATTCGTGGCTCCTTCATG TGCTGTGGACGAACCTTGCGGAAACAGCTGGACAAAAATCTCACATTCCACAAACTGGTCGCCTACATGATTGCATTGATGACTG CGGTTCACACCATCGCCCATTTGTTCAATGTGGAACGTTTCATCAGTAGCCGTCAGGGACTTTTTGGTCCCCTGGCTGGTAACCTCTCATTGCTTgggaataataatgatgatgatgatgatgatgatgatgatgatgaggaatcAACTTACCTCAATCCTATCCAATCTGACTCAACG ACCCCACTCCTATTCGCATTCACTACCATCGCTGGCCTTACAGGAGTTGTGATCACACTCGCTCTTATCATTATGATTACATCATCAATGGAGGTGATACGGCGAAGTTACTTTGAGGTGTTTTGGTACACTCACCACCTCTTCATCATTTTCTTTGCAGGCCTGGTTTTTCATGGGGCAGG GCGTATTGTGCGAAGTCAGTTGTCAGAGCCATATCACAACACTACCTTCTGCAAAGATTATCCAGAGAAATGGGGTCACATTGCTGAATGTCCTATTCCTCAGTTTGCAGGAGGGTTTCCCCAG ACTTGGATGTGGGTGATTGGTCCTATGATCATTTACTTATGCGAGAGGCTTTTGCGGTTTATCCGCTATATTCAGACTGTAAAGTACAAAAAG ATTGTAATGCATCCATCCAAAGTCCTGGAGCTGCAGTTAGTGAAAGCTGGATTTAAAATGGATGTTGGACAGTATGTCTTTCTTAACTGTCCAGCCATCTCCCAACTCGAATGGCACCCATTTACAATGACGTCGGCCCCTGAGGAGGACTTCTTCAGCTTACATATCCGCTCAGTTGGGGACTGGACAGAAAATCTCATCAAGATGGTTGAGAAATTACCAGATGGGAGTCAAGGACCTAG ATTAGCTGTGGATGGTCCATTTGGAACAGCCAGTGAAGATGTGTTTGACTACGAGGTCAGCATGCTAGTGGGTGCTGGCATTGGCGTGACTCCATTTGCTTCCATCTTGAAGTCCATTTGGTATAAATTTAAAGATTCCAACCCCAAGCTACGTACCAGAAAG ATTTACTTCTATTGGTTGTGCAGGGAGACACATGCCTTTGAGTGGTTTGCAGATCTGCTTCAGGTGCTTGagaaggagatggaggagagagGCATGAAGGACTTTCTTACCTACAAACTCTACCTCACTGGATGGGACCATACACAT GCAGCCCATGTGATGGTGCATTTTGATAAAGACACTGATGTTATCACTGGTCTGAAGCAGAAGACTCACTATGGACGACCAAACTGGGATAAGGAATTTGAGCAAGTTCGACAAGAGAACCCCTC GTCAGTGGTTGGTACTTTCCTTTGTGGCCCAACCACCTTAGCTAAAGTTCTGgaaaagaaatgtgtgaaatattCTGACGTCGATCTGCGCAAGACCAGATTTTACTTTAACAAAGAGAACTTTTGA
- the cstf2 gene encoding cleavage stimulation factor subunit 2 — translation MANVATAVAAVAGRDPAVDRSLRSVFVGNIPYEATEEQLKDIFSEVGLVVSFRLVYDRETGKPKGYGFCEYQDQETALSAMRNLNGREFSGRALRVDNAASEKNKEELKSLGTGAPIIESPYGDNCPAEEAPESISRAVASLPPEQMFELMKQMKLCVQNSPQEARNMLLQNPQLAYALLQAQVVMRIVDPEIALKMLHRQASVQPINPNSQSGPLPVSNQPHAQPSAPVSQPQAMPGMHVNGAPQMMPPSQMGGGVPGPMAGQGPMPGQGPMPGPGPLVPGGGIQPQMGMPQGGPVPMDRGAVPMVDPRAPMRGAPPGPQGIPPRGLLGDGPNDPRGGSLVNVGGEVVEPRGYMGGPPPHQGPPMHMAPPDMRGPHDMRGAPMLGEPRGPMMDQRGPPMDSRAAIPSGRDPRAVETRGPVAGQRVPVAGGMQSAPSHGMPSNASQSARPGPAPEVSSQDHEKAALIMQVLQLTPEQIAMLPPEQRQSILILKEQIQKTAGAP, via the exons ATGGCGAACGTAGCTACAGCCGTGGCAGCAGTTGCAGGAAGAGACCCTGCTGTAGACCGCTCCCTAAGATCTGTCTTTG TGGGAAACATCCCATATGAAGCAACAGAAGAGCAGCTGAAAGACATCTTCTCAGAAGTTGGTCTTGTCGTCAGTTTCAG GTTGGTATACGACAGAGAAACTGGAAAACCGAAAGGTTATGGCTTCTGTGAGTACCAGGACCAGGAGACGGCACTCAGCGCCATGCGCAACCTCAACGGCCGAGAGTTCAGTGGCAGAGCGCTGCGTGTGGACAACGCCGCCAGTGAGAAGAACAAAGAAGAGCTTAAGA GTTTGGGTACTGGAGCTCCCATCATTGAGTCCCCATATGGAGACAACTGCCCAGCTGAGGAGGCACCGGAGTCCATTAGCAGAGCTGTGGCTAGCCTGCCACCAGAACAGATGTTTGAGCTTATGAAACAAATGAAA CTGTGTGTTCAGAACAGCCCACAGGAGGCCAGGAACATGCTCCTGCAGAATCCACAGCTAGCCTATGCACTGCTTCAGGCACAGGTTGTCATGAGGATTGTAGACCCTGAGATTGCCTTG aAAATGCTCCACCGGCAAGCTTCTGTGCAACCCATAAACCCAAACAGCCAGTCAGGGCCTTTGCCAGTGTCTAACCAGCCTCATGCCCAGCCAAGTGCTCCAGTTTCTCAGCCCCAGGCCATG ccagGAATGCACGTGAATGGTGCTCCTCAGATGATGCCACCTTCTCAGATGGGAGGTGGAGTGCCAGGGCCAATGGCAGGACAGGGGCCAATGCCGGGACAAGGCCCAATGCCAGGACCAGGGCCTCTCGTTCCAGGAG GTGGAATTCAGCCTCAGATGGGGATGCCCCAAGGGGGCCCTGTTCCTATGGACAGAGGTGCAG TGCCCATGGTAGACCCACGAGCTCCTATGCGAGGAGCACCTCCAGGACCTCAAGGGATTCCACCAAGAGGCCTGCTGGGTGATGGTCCTAATGATCCACGAGGAGGATCATTAGTAAACGTGGGAGGAGAAGTAGTGGAGCC tCGTGGTTACATGGGAGGCCCTCCACCGCACCAGGGCCCACCCATGCATATGGCCCCTCCAGACATGCGTGGACCCCATGACATGAGAGGAGCACCCATGTTAGGAGAGCCCAGAGGCCCAATGATGGATCAGCGTGGTCCACCCATGGACTCTAGAG ctgcaATTCCTTCAGGTCGTGATCCTCGAGCTGTAGAAACTAGGGGTCCTGTGGCAGGCCAGCGGGTGCCTGTAGCGGGTGGAATGCAGAGTGCTCCTTCTCATGGAATGCCATCAAATGCTTCCCAGTCTGCCCGACCT GGTCCTGCACCTGAGGTTTCCTCTCAAGATCATGAAAAA GCTGCTCTAATTATGCAGGTCCTCCAGCTGACTCCAGAACAGATCGCCATGCTTCCCCCTGAGCAGAGGCAGAGTATCCTCATCTTGAAAGAGCAGATTCAGAAAACTGCGGGGGCCCCGTGA